The genomic region CCACCTGCCGCATCTGATCGCCTACACCATCGTCGGCACCGCCGACGAATTGGCGCAGGTGACGGAATCCGAGGTGATCAAATTCTCCGCCGGCGGTTTTCGCGATTTCACCCGGATCGCGGCCTCGGATCCGACGATGTGGCGCGACGTGTTCCTCGCCAACAAGGAGGCCGTGCTGGAGATGCTCGGCACCTTCACCGAGGATCTGGCAAAACTCACCCGCGCGATCCGCCGCGGCGACGGGGAAGCGCTGTTCGACCACTTCACCCGCACCCGCGCCATCCGCCGCGGCATCGTCGAGATCGGCCAGGATTCGGCCGCGCCCGATTTCGGCCGGCCGCACGCGGCGCTGAAGAAGCCGTAGGGGCGCCTCCTCATCTTCCGTCATTCCGGGGCGACGCGCAGCGTCGAACCCGGAATCCCGAGATTGTAGCGCGAGATTCCGGGTTCACGCTACGCGTGCCCCGGAATGACGGCAGCTCAATACAGCGGCGGGATCTGGCCGACCTTGACCGGGCCGAGCAGCACGGCGCCGTCGACGAATTTCAGCGGGAAACTCCGCGCCTTCTTGCCTTCCAGCGTGCTCTCGGTGCCGATCGAATTGATGCCGGCGGCAACGCCGGCATTGGCGTTCTGCTTGATGACCTTGCCGAGACCGGGCACGGCGCGATCGAGCGCGCCGAACAGATTGTTCAGGTCCTGCGACTTCACGCCCGGCGCGAGGCGGTCGAGCGTTGCCTGCGGCACCCCCTCCTCCAGCATCTTCTCGATGCCGAGCGCCGGGATCACGCGCTCGAGGCCGGTCACCGTCATCTGCAATTCGCCGTCGAGCCGGCCGTTGGGCGACAGGGCGAGCGTGCCGGCCGCAACCGCGATCGTCTCGCCCTGCTGGATGCGCGACTGCACGATCTCGATGTGCCCGCCGGCGGCCTGGATCTCGCGGAAGCGCTGCGGCCACGGTTTGGGCGTGAGGTCGGAGAGGCCGGTGATCTTGGCGCGGGTGTCCGCCTCGAACGGCTCGGCGAGCAGCGGATGCACGCCCTGGATGCTGCCCTGCGCGACATGGAGCACGGTCTCGATCACGGGATGATCCGACGCTGATCCGTCGGCGAGACGGCCATGCAGCTCGATCTGCTTGGCGCGCGCAAGCGGCACCTGCACGCTGCCATCGAGACGGTTGAGGCTGGGCTCGTCGAACACGATCGAAG from Bradyrhizobium sp. CB1015 harbors:
- a CDS encoding DUF2125 domain-containing protein — encoded protein: MSNMTVATGRRSRWGLFIAPVLLLVLAVAWSCFWFYAASQAEIAADAWRAQEAKAGRVYDCTKRSIAGFPFRFEVQCSGASVALVSQNASKTPFTAKLDNILVVAQVYDPKRIIAEFSAPATLIDGVTQNTFTVNWSKGRASVAGLPAVPDRASIVFDEPSLNRLDGSVQVPLARAKQIELHGRLADGSASDHPVIETVLHVAQGSIQGVHPLLAEPFEADTRAKITGLSDLTPKPWPQRFREIQAAGGHIEIVQSRIQQGETIAVAAGTLALSPNGRLDGELQMTVTGLERVIPALGIEKMLEEGVPQATLDRLAPGVKSQDLNNLFGALDRAVPGLGKVIKQNANAGVAAGINSIGTESTLEGKKARSFPLKFVDGAVLLGPVKVGQIPPLY